Genomic DNA from Sphingomonas lacunae:
GTCCTCCTGGGACACCGCCAGTTCAGCCGCCTCTACCAGCAGCTTTATCTGCGCCTTTTCGGGCAACGCATCAAAAAAGCCCAGCTGTTCCCGCGGAGTTTCGAGTGCGCCGACCCGCTTGCCAGCGGCGGTGGCTGCAGCGAAGAGGATGCGTTCGGCACCCTGCGCCGGGTCATAGCCGCGCTGCATCAGGGGCAGAACCGAAAGCAAGACGCCAGGTACCCAGGGCTCAAGCTGTTCAAATGCGGCAGGAGGCAGGCCGAGCCCTTCCATGGCACGGCTGTACACAGCGCGTTCCTGCTCGCCCAAGCGCGAAGACAGTGTTCGGCCATCCTGGGCCGTGCCAAGTGACCCGATCAGGCTTTGCATCGCTGCGGGATCATCATCCTGCGGTATTTCGAAAATGACTTCGCTGCTTGCATTGAAGGCATCGGCGACCGCTTCGTCGAACCAACTGAGGCCTGGTCGAAGGGCGTGCACCGTGCCGAACAGATAGATGGTGGTGTCGGCATCCCGAACGACCCAAAGGGCGGGATCGGCATCAACTGCAGTGGCAGCAGCTGGCGCGGTCGCCGGAGCAGACTGGGCAAGCGTCGGAGTGGCCGGAGCCAGCAGCAAGGCAGCCGTCGCGAACAGGCGACGGGTGAGCGGGAACTTGATCATGACTTGGTCCTTTCCACGGGGGGTAAGCTGTTGAAACTGGCTCAGAAAAATTTGCGGCGCATCCACACGCCCATCCACAGCAGGCTGCCGAGGATGATACAGTCGATGGCCGAGGGCTCGACCGCGAGGCCGGCTTTCCAAAGCACCCACCAGACGGGGATGCCGAACATCAAGGCATGGGCAGTCCAGTTGGCACCTTCGATATAGGCGTCACGCTCATGCTCGTCGGTCTGTTTGAGCCACCAGTTGGTCAGCCACGGCCCGGCAATGCCCCACAACAGCACGGCGGCAATGGCGAGAGGTGCCTGCACCATGCCTTCGGCGTCGAACAGGAGATGGGGCGCCAAAGACTGGGTGAGGCCAAAACCCAGGCCTGTGACACCGCCAAGCGTTAGTGCGATGATGGTTATCGTTGTGGATTTGCGCTCCCGACGTGGCATCTGGTCGACGCCGCGCTTTATTGCCAAGCTGTTGCGGAGGGCGACCCAGATGCACCACATGCCGAGCGCGGCGATCACTGCCACCACGACCATCGCCTTGATTGAGAAGGGCGGATTGCCGTCGGTCGCTCGTGCTTCGAGGAAGCCGACAAAGACGCCGGACAGGAAGATGAGGCCAATCACCGAAGCGATGATCCGAACGACACGGTTTGCGGTGGTTGGCTCGGCCCCGGTTGTCGTCGGCGTATCGGTTGCCGGAAGGTCAGAGGCTGTCATCGAAAATCTCCTCGATGGTCGTTTCGAACAGGCGGGCAATACGAAAAGCGAGCGGGAGCGACGGATCATGCTTGCCGGTCTCGATGGCGTTGACCGCTTGCCGCGAAACGTCGAGCCTTTCCGCCAGATCTGCCTGACTCCAATTGCGCATGGCGCGCAGTACCTTGAGCTTGTTGTTCATCATCGTGCCTGTTGGTGTCAGGTTTCCCTGACTTTATGTCGCGATTCGCTGACAAAGTCAAGTTAACATGACATAATGTCGCATGAATATGACTTTTGTCCTGTTTTCTGTGCATTGGTGCCATCGCAAGGGCGGTTCGCTTCCATGGAACGGGAAACTGATGTGCCGATTGCTTGACCCTGCGCGCCCCTTTCGCCAAAGGCCGCGCAACACCCTGTTGCACCTGCGAAGGAATTGTCCGTGGCCGCCGCACCGACCGATGGAAAGCCGCTCAGCTTTCAGGACCTGATCCTGACGCTGCATGATTATTGGGGATCACGCGGCTGTGTCGTATTGCAACCCTATGACATGGAAGTCGGCGCCGGCACTTTCCATC
This window encodes:
- a CDS encoding TraB/GumN family protein, yielding MIKFPLTRRLFATAALLLAPATPTLAQSAPATAPAAATAVDADPALWVVRDADTTIYLFGTVHALRPGLSWFDEAVADAFNASSEVIFEIPQDDDPAAMQSLIGSLGTAQDGRTLSSRLGEQERAVYSRAMEGLGLPPAAFEQLEPWVPGVLLSVLPLMQRGYDPAQGAERILFAAATAAGKRVGALETPREQLGFFDALPEKAQIKLLVEAAELAVSQEDKTATMINLWATGNADDLGRMINAEMEDDAELRDALLTRRNANWTQWIRTRMDQPGTVFIAVGAGHLAGNDSVQSMLTSGGITVTRLNY
- a CDS encoding helix-turn-helix transcriptional regulator, whose amino-acid sequence is MNNKLKVLRAMRNWSQADLAERLDVSRQAVNAIETGKHDPSLPLAFRIARLFETTIEEIFDDSL